In Mangrovivirga cuniculi, the following proteins share a genomic window:
- a CDS encoding HU family DNA-binding protein — translation MTKAEVIAQIAEKTGISKEDVTTTVEALFSVVKDSMAEGENIYVRGFGSFVNKKRAKKIARNISKNTAIVIDEHFVPAFKPSKTFVEKVKTSDKVKALND, via the coding sequence GTGACAAAAGCAGAGGTAATTGCTCAAATAGCAGAGAAGACAGGAATTTCTAAAGAAGATGTAACAACTACTGTAGAGGCATTATTCAGTGTAGTTAAAGACTCTATGGCAGAAGGAGAAAACATCTATGTTCGTGGGTTCGGAAGTTTCGTAAATAAGAAAAGAGCAAAGAAAATTGCCCGAAACATCTCAAAGAACACAGCAATTGTAATTGACGAGCACTTTGTGCCGGCTTTCAAGCCATCAAAAACATTTGTTGAGAAGGTTAAAACCAGCGATAAGGTAAAAGCTTTAAATGACTAA
- the mutY gene encoding A/G-specific adenine glycosylase: MTNKDFTDKLIGWYKINSRDLPWRNTRDPYPVWLSEVILQQTRVEQGMPYFYKFIDAYPTIQDLANSTEEEVLRLWQGLGYYSRGRNLLKGAKQIVFDRNGVWPDNYKELQEIKGVGKYIAAAIASFCFNEYVPVIDGNVYRFLYRYLGIEEPINTTKSFRIFFDLAKEFQKHANDPAMFNQALMEFGSLHCKPRNPLCDTCPFESVCYARLNNMQYDFPVKNKKKKSVVRNFHYFVIVENNRYLFTKRGKNDIWEGLFEFPLVEADDLTSKELDEIPFLSEGQEIKKMFNVKHILSHQTIFATFYEVINTNSSLKEEISVYRGEWLSPEEIEKKPKPILIDKFLNEYL, from the coding sequence TTGACAAATAAAGATTTTACAGATAAGCTAATAGGCTGGTATAAAATAAATTCCAGAGATCTTCCATGGAGGAATACACGTGATCCATACCCTGTTTGGTTATCAGAAGTTATTCTACAACAAACGCGTGTAGAGCAGGGAATGCCATACTTTTATAAATTTATAGATGCCTATCCGACTATTCAGGATCTGGCAAACTCTACTGAAGAGGAAGTTCTTCGATTATGGCAGGGCCTGGGTTATTATTCAAGAGGAAGAAATTTATTAAAAGGAGCTAAGCAAATTGTTTTTGACAGAAATGGTGTCTGGCCGGACAATTATAAGGAATTACAAGAGATTAAAGGTGTAGGAAAATATATCGCGGCAGCGATTGCCTCATTTTGCTTCAATGAATATGTTCCGGTAATTGATGGGAATGTTTACCGATTTCTGTATAGGTATCTAGGTATCGAAGAGCCAATAAATACAACAAAGTCTTTCAGAATATTTTTTGACCTTGCAAAAGAATTTCAAAAGCACGCCAACGATCCTGCTATGTTCAATCAGGCGTTAATGGAGTTCGGGTCCCTTCATTGTAAACCAAGAAACCCTTTATGTGATACGTGCCCGTTTGAAAGTGTTTGTTATGCCAGGCTGAACAACATGCAATATGATTTCCCCGTTAAGAATAAGAAGAAAAAATCTGTTGTCAGGAATTTTCATTATTTTGTAATTGTAGAAAACAACAGGTATTTATTTACTAAAAGGGGTAAAAATGATATTTGGGAAGGACTTTTTGAATTCCCGCTTGTAGAAGCTGATGACCTGACAAGTAAGGAATTAGATGAAATTCCTTTTTTATCTGAGGGTCAGGAGATAAAAAAAATGTTTAATGTGAAACATATTCTATCACATCAGACTATTTTTGCAACCTTTTACGAAGTTATCAACACAAATAGCAGCTTGAAAGAAGAGATTTCTGTATACAGGGGAGAATGGTTGTCTCCTGAAGAAATTGAAAAAAAACCCAAGCCTATTTTGATAGATAAATTTTTGAACGAATATTTATAA
- a CDS encoding single-stranded DNA-binding protein produces MSGVNKVILVGNLGKDPEVRHLDNGRAVANFSLATSEVYKNRQTNERVTNTEWHNVVLWTPLAEVAERFLKKGSQVYIEGKITTRSYDDKEGNKRYITEVVGREMTLLGTRDDSGNSGMNQNQGSSSQSSSQNTSSSGYSSDAVSIDNDSNDEMDDLPF; encoded by the coding sequence ATGTCAGGAGTAAATAAAGTAATTCTTGTAGGAAACCTTGGGAAAGACCCGGAAGTAAGACATTTGGATAATGGCCGTGCAGTAGCAAACTTCTCTTTGGCAACCTCGGAGGTATATAAAAACCGTCAGACAAATGAGCGGGTTACAAATACTGAATGGCATAATGTTGTTCTCTGGACGCCTCTTGCTGAAGTAGCCGAAAGATTTTTGAAAAAGGGAAGCCAGGTTTATATCGAAGGAAAAATTACCACAAGGTCATACGATGATAAAGAAGGTAATAAAAGATATATTACTGAAGTAGTAGGTAGAGAAATGACTTTACTTGGAACCCGTGATGATTCAGGAAATTCAGGAATGAATCAAAATCAGGGAAGCTCGTCACAATCATCTTCACAAAACACTTCATCTTCGGGTTATAGTAGCGATGCCGTAAGCATTGACAATGACTCCAATGATGAAATGGATGATCTGCCTTTTTAA
- the gldE gene encoding gliding motility-associated protein GldE translates to MEPSTEDPLPSLILFISTDASGVLFYSINALVIILLIILSGLISGSEVAYFSLNREEIEKCLTSPNKAEQVMGKLLSNPKRLLATILITNNLVNVGIVTVSTYLTWQIIGSTSTEGLVVTILTFVSTFIIVFFGEVIPKIYANQKGYLFAKRTARMLSVFETIFLPLSWLLTSVDLFLDKRIKRKGYDISVENIQKAIDLTTEMEGTEEEKDLLKGIAKFGTLTVKQVMKSRMDITAFDVEDDYHELLDRINKSGYSRVPVYKDTIDKIEGILYVKDLIPFIDENEDFLWQNLLRQGFFIPENKKVESLLRDFQEKKVHMAIVVDEYGGTSGLITLEDVIEEIVGEINDEFDLDENEIPYNKLDQNTFVFEGKTSLNDFCKIIGEDNGRFDEVKGESESLGGLILELSSKLPRVGEKIKFENFLFTVVAVDARRIKRVRVFRAADSNQLTKTK, encoded by the coding sequence TTGGAACCATCCACAGAAGACCCACTACCTAGTTTAATTCTTTTTATAAGCACAGATGCATCAGGAGTATTGTTTTATTCAATCAATGCTCTGGTAATTATATTATTGATCATTTTATCAGGTCTGATATCGGGATCTGAAGTGGCTTATTTTTCTCTAAACAGAGAGGAAATAGAAAAATGCCTGACCAGTCCGAACAAGGCTGAGCAGGTCATGGGTAAATTATTGAGCAATCCTAAACGATTGCTAGCAACTATTCTTATAACTAACAATCTTGTCAATGTTGGAATCGTGACGGTGTCTACATACCTGACCTGGCAAATAATCGGATCTACTTCCACGGAAGGGTTAGTCGTTACAATACTGACATTTGTTTCAACCTTTATAATCGTATTTTTCGGTGAGGTAATCCCTAAAATCTACGCTAATCAAAAGGGGTATCTGTTTGCTAAACGGACTGCTCGAATGCTGTCTGTATTCGAGACTATTTTTCTACCATTATCATGGTTGTTGACTTCAGTAGATCTGTTTTTGGATAAGCGGATTAAGCGAAAAGGGTATGATATTTCAGTCGAAAATATTCAAAAAGCAATCGACCTTACCACAGAAATGGAAGGCACCGAAGAAGAAAAAGACCTGTTAAAAGGGATAGCAAAATTTGGTACGTTGACAGTAAAGCAAGTGATGAAGTCCAGGATGGATATTACTGCTTTTGATGTAGAAGATGACTATCATGAACTTCTGGACAGGATAAATAAAAGCGGATATTCCAGGGTGCCTGTTTACAAAGACACCATTGATAAGATCGAAGGTATATTATACGTAAAAGACCTTATTCCATTTATTGATGAGAATGAGGATTTTCTTTGGCAAAACCTTCTTAGACAAGGTTTTTTTATTCCTGAAAATAAGAAAGTAGAAAGTCTATTGAGGGATTTCCAGGAGAAGAAAGTTCACATGGCTATCGTTGTAGATGAATATGGAGGTACCTCCGGACTGATTACTTTAGAAGATGTGATTGAGGAAATTGTCGGTGAAATAAATGATGAGTTTGACCTGGATGAAAATGAAATCCCATATAATAAACTCGATCAAAACACCTTCGTATTTGAAGGTAAGACTTCATTAAATGATTTCTGTAAAATAATTGGAGAAGATAACGGCCGTTTTGATGAGGTGAAAGGAGAGAGTGAATCTCTTGGTGGGTTGATTCTTGAGTTATCTTCAAAGCTTCCACGGGTTGGTGAGAAGATCAAGTTTGAGAACTTCCTATTTACTGTAGTAGCTGTTGATGCTCGCAGAATCAAAAGAGTTAGAGTTTTCAGAGCTGCTGACTCCAATCAATTAACGAAGACAAAATGA